A genome region from Megalobrama amblycephala isolate DHTTF-2021 linkage group LG16, ASM1881202v1, whole genome shotgun sequence includes the following:
- the usp2a gene encoding ubiquitin carboxyl-terminal hydrolase 2a isoform X3, giving the protein MPIMRHSYTVTIPEEPPATAFPLLRQDMRRKNSLSGSMLVSTFVGLLINHAKNSKSAQGLVGLRNLGNTCFMNSILQCLSNTQSLRDYCLHNSHRRDLNNNSRTNTALMEEFAKLIQTMWTSSSSEAVSPSEFKTQIQRYAPRFVGYNQQDAQEFLRFLLDGLHNEVNRVTVRPRGNIEDFDHLSDEEKGKKMWAKYLEREDSKIVDLFVGQLKSSLTCSECGYCSTVFDPFWDLSLPISKKGYGEVSLMDCMRLFTKEDVLDGDEKPTCYRCKARRRCTKKFTVQKFPKILVLHLKRFSEARIRTSKLSTFVNFPMKDLDLREFASDRSSSAVYNLYAVSNHSGTTMGGHYTAYCCNPENGEWYTYNDSRVTPMSTSQVRSSDAYVLFYERAGL; this is encoded by the exons ATGCCCATCATGCGACATTCGTACACAGTTACAATACCAGAGGAGCCACCTGCGACTGCGTTCCCACTTCTAAGGCAGGACATGCGGAGGAAAAACTCTTTGTCCGGCTCCATGCTGGTCTCTACATTCGTTGGGCTTCTGATTAATCACGCCAAG AACTCAAAGAGTGCCCAGGGCCTGGTGGGGCTTCGTAATCTGGGAAATACG TGTTTTATGAACTCCATCCTCCAGTGTCTTAGCAACACACAGAGCCTGCGAGACTACTGTCTTCACAACTCCCACCGCCGAGACCTCAACAACAACAGCCGCACAAACACTGCTCTAATGGAAG AGTTTGCCAAGCTGATCCAGACAATGTGGACTTCTTCAAGCAGTGAAGCCGTCAGCCCCTCTGAGttcaaaacacagattcagAGATACGCCCCCAGATTTGTAGGCTACAA TCAACAGGATGCTCAGGAGTTTCTACGTTTCCTGCTAGACGGGCTGCACAATGAAGTGAACAGGGTCACTGTTCGGCCTCGGGGAAACATAGAAGACTTTGATCACTTGTC TGATGAGGAAAAAGGGAAAAAGATGTGGGCTAAGTACTTAGAGAGAGAAGACAGCAAAATTGTAG ATCTGTTCGTAGGCCAGCTGAAGAGCTCTTTGACCTGCAGTGAATGTGGCTATTGTTCTACTGTGTTCGATCCCTTCTGGGATCTTTCCTTACCTATCTCCAAG AAGGGCTATGGAGAAGTGAGCCTAATGGACTGCATGAGGCTCTTTACTAAAGAAGACGTGCTGGATGGGGACGAGAAGCCG ACATGTTACAGATGCAAAGCCAGGAGACGATGTACAAAGAAATTTACAGTTCAGAAGTTTCCTAAAATATTAGTTCTTC ATCTGAAGCGCTTCTCAGAAGCCCGCATCAGAACCAGCAAACTGTCTACTTTTGTCAACTTCCCCATGAAAGATCTGGACCTCAGGGAGTTCGCCTCTGACAGAAGCA GTAGTGCCGTGTATAACTTGTATGCAGTGTCCAATCACTCAGGCACGACTATGGGAGGCCACTACACAGCGTACTGTTGCAATCCTGAAAACGGGGAATGGTACACATATAACGACTCCAG AGTCACGCCAATGTCAACCAGCCAAGTTCGCAGTAGTGACGCCTATGTGTTGTTCTACGAGCGAGCTGGACTCTGA
- the usp2a gene encoding ubiquitin carboxyl-terminal hydrolase 2a isoform X4, protein MPIMRHSYTVTIPEEPPATAFPLLRQDMRRKNSLSGSMLVSTFVGLLINHAKNSKSAQGLVGLRNLGNTCFMNSILQCLSNTQSLRDYCLHNSHRRDLNNNSRTNTALMEEFAKLIQTMWTSSSSEAVSPSEFKTQIQRYAPRFVGYNQQDAQEFLRFLLDGLHNEVNRVTVRPRGNIEDFDHLSDEEKGKKMWAKYLEREDSKIVDLFVGQLKSSLTCSECGYCSTVFDPFWDLSLPISKGYGEVSLMDCMRLFTKEDVLDGDEKPTCYRCKARRRCTKKFTVQKFPKILVLHLKRFSEARIRTSKLSTFVNFPMKDLDLREFASDRSSSAVYNLYAVSNHSGTTMGGHYTAYCCNPENGEWYTYNDSRVTPMSTSQVRSSDAYVLFYERAGL, encoded by the exons ATGCCCATCATGCGACATTCGTACACAGTTACAATACCAGAGGAGCCACCTGCGACTGCGTTCCCACTTCTAAGGCAGGACATGCGGAGGAAAAACTCTTTGTCCGGCTCCATGCTGGTCTCTACATTCGTTGGGCTTCTGATTAATCACGCCAAG AACTCAAAGAGTGCCCAGGGCCTGGTGGGGCTTCGTAATCTGGGAAATACG TGTTTTATGAACTCCATCCTCCAGTGTCTTAGCAACACACAGAGCCTGCGAGACTACTGTCTTCACAACTCCCACCGCCGAGACCTCAACAACAACAGCCGCACAAACACTGCTCTAATGGAAG AGTTTGCCAAGCTGATCCAGACAATGTGGACTTCTTCAAGCAGTGAAGCCGTCAGCCCCTCTGAGttcaaaacacagattcagAGATACGCCCCCAGATTTGTAGGCTACAA TCAACAGGATGCTCAGGAGTTTCTACGTTTCCTGCTAGACGGGCTGCACAATGAAGTGAACAGGGTCACTGTTCGGCCTCGGGGAAACATAGAAGACTTTGATCACTTGTC TGATGAGGAAAAAGGGAAAAAGATGTGGGCTAAGTACTTAGAGAGAGAAGACAGCAAAATTGTAG ATCTGTTCGTAGGCCAGCTGAAGAGCTCTTTGACCTGCAGTGAATGTGGCTATTGTTCTACTGTGTTCGATCCCTTCTGGGATCTTTCCTTACCTATCTCCAAG GGCTATGGAGAAGTGAGCCTAATGGACTGCATGAGGCTCTTTACTAAAGAAGACGTGCTGGATGGGGACGAGAAGCCG ACATGTTACAGATGCAAAGCCAGGAGACGATGTACAAAGAAATTTACAGTTCAGAAGTTTCCTAAAATATTAGTTCTTC ATCTGAAGCGCTTCTCAGAAGCCCGCATCAGAACCAGCAAACTGTCTACTTTTGTCAACTTCCCCATGAAAGATCTGGACCTCAGGGAGTTCGCCTCTGACAGAAGCA GTAGTGCCGTGTATAACTTGTATGCAGTGTCCAATCACTCAGGCACGACTATGGGAGGCCACTACACAGCGTACTGTTGCAATCCTGAAAACGGGGAATGGTACACATATAACGACTCCAG AGTCACGCCAATGTCAACCAGCCAAGTTCGCAGTAGTGACGCCTATGTGTTGTTCTACGAGCGAGCTGGACTCTGA
- the usp2a gene encoding ubiquitin carboxyl-terminal hydrolase 2a isoform X1: MSRVSSTAKRYAGSSYTSHYSSYGSSLTPSLGSYERDKLPYKSSSSGFSSSSYLSSSASRSRNYSSSSELDRGRPIPRTDLLAGRRSESLSRTPAKGYGSGLNGGSGYSSYSYSPATTSYLSTSPVSSSISLSRRKSVSQSDLTHDLSALGLSETSSGSGLKQSYRSRGTDASDSYSSTRSSYSLSRSSTQEGLGGSGLKSSSSRFSSSCRSTSPVRENSKSAQGLVGLRNLGNTCFMNSILQCLSNTQSLRDYCLHNSHRRDLNNNSRTNTALMEEFAKLIQTMWTSSSSEAVSPSEFKTQIQRYAPRFVGYNQQDAQEFLRFLLDGLHNEVNRVTVRPRGNIEDFDHLSDEEKGKKMWAKYLEREDSKIVDLFVGQLKSSLTCSECGYCSTVFDPFWDLSLPISKKGYGEVSLMDCMRLFTKEDVLDGDEKPTCYRCKARRRCTKKFTVQKFPKILVLHLKRFSEARIRTSKLSTFVNFPMKDLDLREFASDRSSSAVYNLYAVSNHSGTTMGGHYTAYCCNPENGEWYTYNDSRVTPMSTSQVRSSDAYVLFYERAGL, encoded by the exons ATGTCTCGTGTCTCCTCTACGGCGAAGCGCTATGCCGGCTCTTCTTATACCAGTCACTACAGCTCATATGGCTCCTCCCTGACCCCGTCACTGGGCTCCTACGAGAGGGACAAGCTGCCCTATAAGAGCTCCTCCTCAGGCTTCTCCTCCTCCAGCTACCTGAGCTCAAGCGCCAGCCGCTCCCGCAACTACAGCTCATCGTCCGAGCTGGACCGGGGTCGGCCTATCCCTCGCACAGATTTGCTAGCCGGCCGGCGCAGCGAGAGCCTGAGCCGCACCCCGGCAAAGGGCTATGGCTCGGGCCTTAATGGAGGCTCGGGATACAGCAGCTACAGCTACTCTCCGGCCACCACCAGCTACCTCTCCACCTCACCCGTGTCCTCCAGCATCTCCCTCAGTCGCAGGAAGTCAGTGAGTCAGAGCGATTTGACGCATGATCTGTCAGCTCTGGGCCTGAGCGAGACCTCCAGCGGCAGTGGCCTGAAGCAGTCCTACCGGAGCCGAGGCACTGACGCATCTGACTCCTACAGCAGCACTCGCTCCAGCTACAGCCTATCAAGGAGCTCCACGCAGGAGGGTCTTGGCGGAAGCGGCCTGAAGAGCAGCAGCAGCCGATTCTCCTCCAGCTGTCGTTCCACTTCACCAGTCAGAGAG AACTCAAAGAGTGCCCAGGGCCTGGTGGGGCTTCGTAATCTGGGAAATACG TGTTTTATGAACTCCATCCTCCAGTGTCTTAGCAACACACAGAGCCTGCGAGACTACTGTCTTCACAACTCCCACCGCCGAGACCTCAACAACAACAGCCGCACAAACACTGCTCTAATGGAAG AGTTTGCCAAGCTGATCCAGACAATGTGGACTTCTTCAAGCAGTGAAGCCGTCAGCCCCTCTGAGttcaaaacacagattcagAGATACGCCCCCAGATTTGTAGGCTACAA TCAACAGGATGCTCAGGAGTTTCTACGTTTCCTGCTAGACGGGCTGCACAATGAAGTGAACAGGGTCACTGTTCGGCCTCGGGGAAACATAGAAGACTTTGATCACTTGTC TGATGAGGAAAAAGGGAAAAAGATGTGGGCTAAGTACTTAGAGAGAGAAGACAGCAAAATTGTAG ATCTGTTCGTAGGCCAGCTGAAGAGCTCTTTGACCTGCAGTGAATGTGGCTATTGTTCTACTGTGTTCGATCCCTTCTGGGATCTTTCCTTACCTATCTCCAAG AAGGGCTATGGAGAAGTGAGCCTAATGGACTGCATGAGGCTCTTTACTAAAGAAGACGTGCTGGATGGGGACGAGAAGCCG ACATGTTACAGATGCAAAGCCAGGAGACGATGTACAAAGAAATTTACAGTTCAGAAGTTTCCTAAAATATTAGTTCTTC ATCTGAAGCGCTTCTCAGAAGCCCGCATCAGAACCAGCAAACTGTCTACTTTTGTCAACTTCCCCATGAAAGATCTGGACCTCAGGGAGTTCGCCTCTGACAGAAGCA GTAGTGCCGTGTATAACTTGTATGCAGTGTCCAATCACTCAGGCACGACTATGGGAGGCCACTACACAGCGTACTGTTGCAATCCTGAAAACGGGGAATGGTACACATATAACGACTCCAG AGTCACGCCAATGTCAACCAGCCAAGTTCGCAGTAGTGACGCCTATGTGTTGTTCTACGAGCGAGCTGGACTCTGA
- the usp2a gene encoding ubiquitin carboxyl-terminal hydrolase 2a isoform X2 codes for MSRVSSTAKRYAGSSYTSHYSSYGSSLTPSLGSYERDKLPYKSSSSGFSSSSYLSSSASRSRNYSSSSELDRGRPIPRTDLLAGRRSESLSRTPAKGYGSGLNGGSGYSSYSYSPATTSYLSTSPVSSSISLSRRKSVSQSDLTHDLSALGLSETSSGSGLKQSYRSRGTDASDSYSSTRSSYSLSRSSTQEGLGGSGLKSSSSRFSSSCRSTSPVRENSKSAQGLVGLRNLGNTCFMNSILQCLSNTQSLRDYCLHNSHRRDLNNNSRTNTALMEEFAKLIQTMWTSSSSEAVSPSEFKTQIQRYAPRFVGYNQQDAQEFLRFLLDGLHNEVNRVTVRPRGNIEDFDHLSDEEKGKKMWAKYLEREDSKIVDLFVGQLKSSLTCSECGYCSTVFDPFWDLSLPISKGYGEVSLMDCMRLFTKEDVLDGDEKPTCYRCKARRRCTKKFTVQKFPKILVLHLKRFSEARIRTSKLSTFVNFPMKDLDLREFASDRSSSAVYNLYAVSNHSGTTMGGHYTAYCCNPENGEWYTYNDSRVTPMSTSQVRSSDAYVLFYERAGL; via the exons ATGTCTCGTGTCTCCTCTACGGCGAAGCGCTATGCCGGCTCTTCTTATACCAGTCACTACAGCTCATATGGCTCCTCCCTGACCCCGTCACTGGGCTCCTACGAGAGGGACAAGCTGCCCTATAAGAGCTCCTCCTCAGGCTTCTCCTCCTCCAGCTACCTGAGCTCAAGCGCCAGCCGCTCCCGCAACTACAGCTCATCGTCCGAGCTGGACCGGGGTCGGCCTATCCCTCGCACAGATTTGCTAGCCGGCCGGCGCAGCGAGAGCCTGAGCCGCACCCCGGCAAAGGGCTATGGCTCGGGCCTTAATGGAGGCTCGGGATACAGCAGCTACAGCTACTCTCCGGCCACCACCAGCTACCTCTCCACCTCACCCGTGTCCTCCAGCATCTCCCTCAGTCGCAGGAAGTCAGTGAGTCAGAGCGATTTGACGCATGATCTGTCAGCTCTGGGCCTGAGCGAGACCTCCAGCGGCAGTGGCCTGAAGCAGTCCTACCGGAGCCGAGGCACTGACGCATCTGACTCCTACAGCAGCACTCGCTCCAGCTACAGCCTATCAAGGAGCTCCACGCAGGAGGGTCTTGGCGGAAGCGGCCTGAAGAGCAGCAGCAGCCGATTCTCCTCCAGCTGTCGTTCCACTTCACCAGTCAGAGAG AACTCAAAGAGTGCCCAGGGCCTGGTGGGGCTTCGTAATCTGGGAAATACG TGTTTTATGAACTCCATCCTCCAGTGTCTTAGCAACACACAGAGCCTGCGAGACTACTGTCTTCACAACTCCCACCGCCGAGACCTCAACAACAACAGCCGCACAAACACTGCTCTAATGGAAG AGTTTGCCAAGCTGATCCAGACAATGTGGACTTCTTCAAGCAGTGAAGCCGTCAGCCCCTCTGAGttcaaaacacagattcagAGATACGCCCCCAGATTTGTAGGCTACAA TCAACAGGATGCTCAGGAGTTTCTACGTTTCCTGCTAGACGGGCTGCACAATGAAGTGAACAGGGTCACTGTTCGGCCTCGGGGAAACATAGAAGACTTTGATCACTTGTC TGATGAGGAAAAAGGGAAAAAGATGTGGGCTAAGTACTTAGAGAGAGAAGACAGCAAAATTGTAG ATCTGTTCGTAGGCCAGCTGAAGAGCTCTTTGACCTGCAGTGAATGTGGCTATTGTTCTACTGTGTTCGATCCCTTCTGGGATCTTTCCTTACCTATCTCCAAG GGCTATGGAGAAGTGAGCCTAATGGACTGCATGAGGCTCTTTACTAAAGAAGACGTGCTGGATGGGGACGAGAAGCCG ACATGTTACAGATGCAAAGCCAGGAGACGATGTACAAAGAAATTTACAGTTCAGAAGTTTCCTAAAATATTAGTTCTTC ATCTGAAGCGCTTCTCAGAAGCCCGCATCAGAACCAGCAAACTGTCTACTTTTGTCAACTTCCCCATGAAAGATCTGGACCTCAGGGAGTTCGCCTCTGACAGAAGCA GTAGTGCCGTGTATAACTTGTATGCAGTGTCCAATCACTCAGGCACGACTATGGGAGGCCACTACACAGCGTACTGTTGCAATCCTGAAAACGGGGAATGGTACACATATAACGACTCCAG AGTCACGCCAATGTCAACCAGCCAAGTTCGCAGTAGTGACGCCTATGTGTTGTTCTACGAGCGAGCTGGACTCTGA